Proteins co-encoded in one Lynx canadensis isolate LIC74 chromosome C1, mLynCan4.pri.v2, whole genome shotgun sequence genomic window:
- the LOC116738238 gene encoding LOW QUALITY PROTEIN: 40S ribosomal protein S6-like (The sequence of the model RefSeq protein was modified relative to this genomic sequence to represent the inferred CDS: inserted 2 bases in 1 codon; deleted 1 base in 1 codon), with protein sequence MKLNMSFQAAGCQRLIDVDDDRKLYTSYEKCTAXLSKGHSCYRPRRTGERKCRSVQGYAVDANLSVLNLVIVKNGEKDIPGLTDAPVPCCLGPKRARRIRKLLSLFKEDDVRQCVVMGLLNKEGKKPRTKAPKIQRLVTPRNFQGKCRRIAQKTQSSKKNKEEAAEDTKLLAKSMKEVKRKRQEQVAKRQRLPFLRASTSESRQQ encoded by the exons ATGAAACTGAACATGTCCTTCCAAGCTGCTGGCTGCCAGAGACTCATTGACGTGGATGATGACCGGAAACTTTATACCTCTTACGAGAAGTGTACGGC GCTGAGTAAGGGACATTCCTGCTACAGACCTAGGAGGACTGGAGAAAGAAAGTGCAGATCTGTTCAGGGCTACGCTGTGGATGCCAACCTCAGTGTTCTCAACTTGGTCATCGTGAAAAATGGGGAGAAGGATATTCCTGGACTCACGGATGCTCCTGTGCCTTGTTGCCTGGGGCCCAAAAGAGCTAGGAGAATCCGCAAACTTCTCAGTCTCTTTAAAGAAGATGATGTCCGCCAGTGTGTTGTGATGGGGCTCTTAAACAAAGAAGGTAAGAAACCTAGAACCAAGGCGCCCAAGATTCAGCGTCTTGTTACTCCACGTAACTTCCAAGGCAAATGTCGGCGTATTGCTCAGAAGACACAGAGttctaagaaaaataaggaagaggcTGCA GAAGACACTAAACTTTTGGCCAAGAGCATgaaggaggtcaaaagaaagcgcCAGGAACAGGTTGCCAAGAGACAGAGGCTGCCCTTTCTGAGAGCTTCTACCTCTGAGTCCAGGCAACAATGA